CCGACAAGAACCTGCCGCAGGTGGCGACCGCCGTCGACGGCAAGGTCGTCATGGTGGACGCCCCGGTGGACGCGAAGGTCCTCGGCGGTGTCGTGATGGGCATCGTGGTGGCGCTGCTGTACCAGCGCTTCCACCGCACCAAGCTGCCCGACTGGGCGGGCTTCTTCGGCGGCCGCCGGCTGGTGCCGATCCTGTCGGCCTTCGCGGGCCTGCTGATAGGCATCGTCTTCGGGTACATCTGGCCGGTGCTCGGCACGGGTCTGCACAACTTCGGTGAGTGGCTGGTCGGTTCGGGTGCCGTCGGCGCCGGCATCTTCGGTGTCGCCAACCGCGCGCTGATCCCGATCGGCATGCACCACCTGCTGAACTCGTTCCCGTGGTTCCAGGCGGGCGAGTACCACGGCAAGAGCGGTGACATCGGGCGCTTCCTGGCGGGCGACCCCACCGCGGGACAGTTCATGACCGGCTTCTTCCCGATCATGATGTTCGCCCTGCCCGCCGCGTGCCTGGCCATCGTGCACTGCGCCCGCCCGGAGCGCCGCAAGGTCGTCGGCGGCATGATGTTCTCGCTGGCGCTGACGTCCTTCGTGACCGGTGTCACCGAGCCCATCGAGTTCACGTTCATGTTCATCGCGCCGGTCCTGTACGCGATCCACGCGGTCCTCACCGGTGTCTCGATGGCGCTGACCTGGGCGCTGGGCATGAAGGACGGCTTCGGGTTCTCGGCGGGCGCGGTCGACTTCGGTCTGAACCTCGGCATCGCGAGCAACCCGTGGGGCCTGGTCCTGGTCGGCCTCTGCTTCGCGGTCGTCTACTACGTGATCTTCCGGTTCGCGATCACCCGGTTCAACCTGCCGACGCCGGGCCGCGAGTCCGACGAGGAGCTGGCCGAGCTGCAGAAGGCCGAGGCGAAGTAGCCGAGCCGGGCCACCGCACGGCGTCACACACGGAAGGGCTCCGCGACCCCAGGGTCGCGGAGCCCTTCCGTGTGCGCGGGCTCAGATCTCGTACGTCCTGCGGGGCACCGCCAGCTCCACGGGACCCTGGAACGCGGTCCGCGCGTCGGCGAGGTTGATCTGCGGGTCCGTCCACGGCGGGATGTGGGTGAGGACCAGCCGCCTGGCGCCCGCGCGGGCCGCCGACTCCCCCGCCTCGCGGCCGTTGAGGTGCAGGTCGGGGATGTCCTCCTTGCCGTGCGTGAAGGCCGCCTCGCAGAGGAACAGGTCGGTGTCCCGGGCCAGTTCGTCCAGGGCGGGGCTGACGCCGGTGTCGCCCGAGTACGTCAGGGACCGGCCGCCGTGCTCGACCCGGATGCCGTACGCCTCGACGGGGTGGGCCACGCGTTCCGTGTGCACCGTGAACGGGCCGATGTCGAAGGTGGACGGCTTGACCGTGTGGAAGTCGAAGACCTCGCTCATCGAGGAGGCCGAAGGGGTGTCGGCGTAGGCGGTGGTCAGCCGGTGCTCGGTGCCCTCGGGTCCGTAGACCGGGATCGGGTCGCAGCGGCCGCCGTCGTGCCGGTAGTAGCGCGCCACGAAGTAGGCGCACATGTCGATGCAGTGGTCGGCGTGCAGATGGCTGAGGAAGATCGCGTCGAGGTCGTAGAGACCGCAGTGGCGCTGCAACTCGCCCAGGGCGCCGTTGCCCATGTCGAGAAGCAGCCGGAAGCCGTCGGCCTCTAGGAGGTAGCTCGAACAGGCCGATTCCACGGACGGGAACGACCCCGAGCAGCCGACGACGGTGAGCTTCATAAAGCAGAAACCTCCGCTGGCGGGAAGACCCGGAAGATCCAAGAACCGGACGATCCGGAAGGTCGGGGATTGGGGCATCGGGGGTCGTGCGGTCCGTCGAGCGTAAGGCGCGAAACCCGCGGCGGCTCCTTCGCCAAGGGCTGTTGTGGGCGAACTCACCTGTGCTGTCACCGGTTCGGCTGGAAGCGGGGCGGTGGGGGCGCGCGGGTGGTTGCGCGCCGCCCCACGCACGCCGGTACGGTCGTCCGCATGACTACGTCCTGGTGGTTGGCGCTTGCCGCGGTCGTCCTGCTCGCCCTGATCGCCGCGCTCGTCGACGGCTGGGGGCGGGGGCGGCGGCCCGCGCGCGGACGGACCCGGCCGCCGGGCCGGCCGGAGCGGCGCGGCGCCGGCGAGCGGCCGAGGCCCGCCGAGATCTGGTGGGCGAACGTGCCGTTCGAGGACGGTCCCGGCGCCAAGGACCGGCCGTGCCTGGTCCTGGCGGTGCGCGGTGGCCGGGCGACCGTCGTGAAGATCACCAGCAAGCATCACGAGGAGCGGCCGGGGGTGCTCGCGCTGCCCGCGGGCACGGTGGGCGACGCGCGGGGCCGGGCGAGCTTCCTGGAGACGGACGAGCTGCGTCAGGTGCCGGTGCGGGAGTTCAGGCGGCGGGTGGGCGAGGTGGACCCGGCCCTGTGGGACCAGGTCCTGCGACTCACCCGCTGACCGTGTGCTCGGCGGTGCCGTGACGTCGCGGTGCCGCGGTGTCGCGACGCGGTGACGTCGCGGTGTCACGGCCCGCCGGTGCGGCTCAGGCCCAGAGCTGGCCCTGGAGGGTCGCGATGGCCTCCTCCGTCGTGGCCGCCGTGTAGACGCCCGTCGACAGGTACTTCCAGCCGCCGTCGGCGACCACGAACACGATGTCCGCGCTCTCGCCCGCCTTGACGGCCTTGTTCCCGACGCCGATCGCCGCGTGCAGGGCCGCGCCGGTGGAGACGCCCGCGAAGATGCCCTCCCGCTGGAGGAGTTCACGGGTGCGGGTGACCGCGTCGGCGGAGCCGACCGAGTAGCGGGTGGTGAGGACGGAGGCGTCGTACAGCTCGGGGACGAAGCCCTCGTCGAGGTTGCGCAGGCCGTAGACGAGGTCGTCGTAGCGCGGTTCGGCGGCGACGATCCTGACGTCCGGCTTCTGCTCGCGCAGATAGCGGCCGACACCCATCAGGGTGCCGGTGGTGCCGAGCCCGGCCACGAAGTGCGTGATCGACGGCAGGTCGGCGAGGATCTCGGGGCCGGTGCCCGCGTAGTGGGCGCCCGCGTTGTCGGGGTTGCCGTACTGGTAGAGCATCACCCAGTCGGGGTGCTCGGCGGCGAGTTCCTTGGCGATCCGGACGGCAGTGTTGGAGCCGCCCGCCGCCGGTGACGGGATGATCTCCGCGCCCCACATGCCCAGCAGGTCACGCCGTTCCTGCGAGGTGTTCTCGGGCATCACGCAGACCATCCGGTAGCCCTTGAGCCTGGCGGCCATGGCGAGGGAGATGCCGGTGTTGCCCGAGGTGGGCTCCAGGACGGTGCAGCCGGGGGTGAGCCGGCCGTCCTTCTCGGCCTGCTCGATCATGTGCAGGGCGGGGCGGTCCTTGACCGAGCCGGTCGGGTTGCGGTCCTCCAGCTTGGCCCAGATCCGGACCTCGGGGGACGGCGAGAGCCGCGGCAGCCGCACCAGGGGGGTGTTGCCGACCGCGGCCAGCGGGGAGTCGTACCGCATCGACGATCAGGCCGAGCCGCCGGCGACGGCCGGCAGGATCGTGACGGTGTCGCCGTCGGCGAGTTTGGTGTTGATGCCGTCGACGAAGCGGACGTCCTCGTCGTTCAGGTAGACGTTGACGAAGCGGCGCAGCTGGCCGTTCTCGACGATCCGGGCCTGGATGCCGGGGTGGGCGCTCTCCAGGGCCGTGAAGAGGTCGGCGAGGGTCTCGCCCTGGCCCTCCACCGCCTTCTGCCCGTCGGTGTACTGGCGGAGGATGGTGGGGATGCGGACCTCGATGGCCATGGTTGCGGCTCCTGTCGAAAGGATGGGAAGGGTGGGCGCACGGCGCTCCGCCGCGCCACTCGGGCCTGCGGCGGCGGGGTACGTCAACAGATGGCGCTGTTCAGCCTGCACAGATCGACGTGCAGCCGCGCCACGAGCAGGGCGCCCGGCGTCTTCTCGCTCACGTCGTTCAGAACCATGGGTTCATCGTATCGATTCCCGGCCGGGGCCCCGGAGTGTGATCTCACGCTTCGGACCGAATTCATCCACGGTACGAGATCAGTACGCCTCGACGACGGTGATCTCCTCCTCCGTCACCACGCCCTCCACGATCCGGTACGAACGGAACTGGAAGTCGCCGAACCCGTCGGTGTCCGCGGTGGAGACGATGACGTAGTGGGCCTGGGGCTCGTTGGCGTAGGAGATGTCGGTGCGGGAGGGGTACGCCTCGGTCGCGGTGTGCGAGTGGTAGACGACGATCGCCTCCTCGTCGCGGTCCCACATCTCGTCGTGGAGTCTCTTGTGCTCGGTGTCGTCGAACTTGTAGAAGGTCGGGGACCGTTCGGCGTTGAGCATCCGCACGTACCGCTCGGGGCGGTCGGAGCCTTCGGGGCCCGCGATGATCCCGCACGCCTCGTCGGGGTGGTCCTCGCGCGCGTGGGCGACGATCCGGTCGTACAGGGCCTGGGTGAGGGTCAGCATGCGGGCAAGGATAAGCAGACGGGCCGTCCCGTACCGAGGGGTGGTACGGGACGGCCCGGATGCCGGACGTCGGGGCGGGTCAGCCGACCTTCTGCGGCTGCTCCGGCTGCTCGGCGGGCGGGTCGCGGCGCTCGGTGACCGCCGGGTTGCGGCTCTTGAGGACCGTCCAGCCGATGCCGAGGGCGACGGCCCAGCCGGCCATCACGTAGAGGCAGACGCGGGCGTCGGCGTCGTAGGCGATCAGGCAGGTGACGAAGAGGAGGAAGGCGATGGCGATGTAGCTGCACACCGAGCCGCCGGGGGCCGGGAAGGACGAGGCGGGCAGCCGGCCCGCGACCACCGCGCGGCGGTACAGGACATGGCTGATCAGGATCATCAGCCAGGTCCAGATACCGGCCGCGGTGGCGACCGAGGTGACGTAGCCGAACGCCTTCTCCGGGACGACGTAGTTCAGGATCACGCCGATGCCCATGAAGAGGACGGAGACCGTGATACCGAAGGCGGGCGCCTTGGTGCCGGACAGCTTGCGGAAGCGGGCCGGGGCCTCGCCGTTGGCGGCGAGGTTGCGCAGCATCCGGCCGGTCGAGTACATGCCGGAGTTGCAGGAGGAGAGGGCCGCGGTGAGGACGACGAAGTTGACGATGCCGGCGCCGGCCGGGATGCCGATCTTCGCGAAGGCCTCGACGAACGGGCTGACGCCCGGCGCGAACTCCGTCCACTTCACGACGCAGAGGATGACGGTGAGGGCGCCGACGTAGAAGAGGGCGATGCGCCAGGGCAGCGTGTTGATGGCCTTGGGGAGGGTCTTCTCCGGGTTCTCCGACTCGCCCGCCGTGACGCCGACCAGTTCGACGGCGAGGTAGGCGAACATGACGCCCTGGAGGGTCATCAGGGACGAGCCGATGCCCTTGGGGAAGAACCCGTCGAACTCCCAGAGGTTGGAGACGGCGGCGGTGTCGCCGGCGCTGCTGAAGCCGAAGGTGAGGACGCCGAGGCCGATCACGATCATGCCGATCAGGGCGGTGACCTTGACCATGGAGAACCAGAACTCCAGCTCCCCGAAGACCTTCACGGAGATCAGGTTGACCCCGAAGAGGACCACGAGGAAGACCAGCGCGGTCACCCACTGCGGGACGGCGGGGAACCAGTAGTGGACGTAGATCGCGGCGGCCGTCAGTTCGGCCATGCCGGTGACGACCCACATCAGCCAGTAGGTCCAGCCGGTGAAGTAGCCGAAGAAGGGGCCGAGGAACTCACGGGAGTACTCGGCGAAGGAGCCCGAGACCGGGCGGTACAGCAGCAGTTCGCCGAGCGCCCGCATGATGAAGAAGATGATCGCGCCCGCGAGCGCGTACATGAGGATGAGGCTGGGGCCTGCCTTGGCGATGTTCGCCCCGGCGCCGAGGAAGAGACCGACGCCGATGGCGCCGCCGATCGCGATCATCTGGACCTGGCGGCTGCCGAGTCCCCGTTCGTACCCCTCTTCCTCGGGGGTGCGTTCCGTGTCGACCTGAGCGGAGGTCATGTCTGTGGTGCGCCTTTCTCCATTCCGACCCGTGGCCTCTCGTCGGCCCGTGATCGGATTCGATCCCCCCGGATTGATGGAGTTGAGCGGCCTCCTCCGAGCCCGCTCGTGCCTGGCCGACGGTCATCGGCTCGGTGGCGCACCCGGCCGGACATGGGTGGTGTCCGCCGGGCGATCGAGAAGATTTATCACGCTCGCAACAATGATCGACGGGAGCGGATGTGGCGCACACCACAGAGAGAAGCGGACAAAAAGCACCGCCGTGGACCATAGCGGTCGACGGCGGTGACGGGATCGTTATCCGGATTTGAGTGTCCTCTGAGCGAACCGACCGGAGCGGATTCCCTCAGTTTCCCCGGACTCCCCCGGCCCCCCGGATTCCCCCGGACTCCTCGGACGCACAGGACTCGACGGGTCCAGCCCGTGCCAGTGCGGCCGGATGGATCAGGGGTCAGGGATCAGGTGTCAGGGCAGCAGGGTGGCCACCAGGGTCTCCTGGAGCCCGCCGAGCCAGAGGTAGGCCATCACCATCGGCTTGCGCGGGTCCTCGTCGGGGAGTCCGTAGAGGGCGTCGGTGTCGTCCTCGGCGGTGATGTCGAGGCGGGCGCCGATCGCGAGACGCAGGTCGTTCAGGGCGGTCAGCCACTGCCGCGACTCCTGCGGGGTCAGCTTCAGGATCGCGCCGCCGTCACCCGCCGGGGTCAGCGAGTCGAGGCTGCGGATCACCGCGAGGGCGTTCTCCCGCTTGCCCGCCCGCAGGTCGTTCTCGGTGTAGCGGCGGAACTCGGCGGAGTGCGCGAGCCGCTCCTCGGCCTGCGCGGGCGAGTCGGGCGCGCGCTCGGGGTCGCCGTAGGCGTCGGGGAAGAGCCGGCGCAGCACCGGGTCCTCGGGCGGCTCGGTCGGGCCGTCGGCGAACAGCTCGGCGAGCGGGTCGTCGGGGGCGTCCTCGGCGGGCCCGGGGCCGATCAGTTCGAGGAGCTGGACGGCGAGCGAGCGGATGATGGAGATCTCGACGTCGTCGAGGGCCACGGCGGCGCCGCCGCCCGAGGTCGGTTCGAAGTGTCCTGGCATGGAGGCGGTCGCTACTCCCGGTCCTGCTGGCTGGTGCGGGTCATTTCCGGTCCTGCTGGAGCGTGGCCCACAGACCGTAGCCATGCATGGCCTGGACGTCCCGCTCCATCTCCTCGCGGCTGCCGCTGGAGACCACCGCCCGGCCCTTGTGGTGCACGTCGAGCATGAGCTTGGTGGCCTTGTCCTTGGAGTAGTGGAAGTACGTCTGGAAGACGTACGTCACATAGCTCATGAGGTTGACGGGGTCGTTGTGGACGATCGTGACCCAGGGGACGTCCGGCTCGGGGACGGCGAAGACCTCCTCCGCCGGCTCGGTCCGTTCGGTCTCTAGGGGAGCGGGTGACGTCACAGGGCCCATGCTGCCACGCATCCCGGAAATCGTCACACCGACGAAAAGGGAGTAGCATCCCCAGCCGTGCCCCCCGCACCGGGGGGAGACCGGCGAGTCATGGCTAGGAGAGTTGTCGTGGATGTAGCGGACCTTGGGCTGCCGGTGGACGTTCCCTCCACGGCCCTGTTCACGGACCAGTACGAGCTGACGATGCTCCAGGCGGCCCTGAAGGCGGGCACCGCCGAGCGGCGCAGCGTCTTCGAGGTCTTCACCCGGCGGCTGCCCGAGGGGCGGCGCTACGGCGTGCTCGCGGGCACCGGACGGGTCCTGGACGCCGTCGAGAACTTCCGTTTCGACCCGGACGTGCTCGGGTTCCTGCGCGAGCGGGACATCGTCGACGGGCCGACCCTCGAATGGCTCGCGTCCTACCGCTTCAGCGGTGACATCTGGGGCTATCCGGAGGGCGAGGTGTACTTCCCCGGCTCGCCCGTGCTGCGGGTGGAGGGCTCCTTCGCCGAGTGCGTGCTCCTGGAGACGGTGATCCTCTCCGTCCTCAACCACGACTCGGCGATCGCCGCGGCGGCCTCCCGGATGTCCTCGGCAGCGGGTGGCCGCCCGCTGATCGAGATGGGCGCCCGCCGCACCCACGAGCTGGCCGCGGTGGCCGCCGCGCGCGCCGCCTATGTCGGCGGCTTCGCCACCACCTCCGACCTGGCGGCCGGTTTCCGCTACGGCATCCCGACGGTGGGCACCTCGGCGCACGCCTTCACCCTGCTGCACGACCACGAGCGGGACGCCTTCCGCGCGCAGGTCGACTCGCTGGGCCGGGGCACCACGCTTCTGGTGGACACCTACGACGTCGCGGAGGCGGTCAGGACGGCGGTGGAGGTCGCCGGGCCGGACCTCGGCGCCGTCCGGATCGACTCGGGTGACCTGCTGCTGGTCGCGCACCGGGTGCGCCAGCAGCTCGACGCGATGGGCGCGACCGGCACCAGGATCGTCGTGACCTCGGACCTCGACGAGTACGCCATCGCGTCGCTCGCGGCGGCACCGGTGGACGCGTACGGGGTGGGCACCCAGCTGGTGACCGGCTCGGGGCACCCGACCTGCTCGATGGTCTACAAGCTGGTCGCGCGCGCCGAGTCCGCCGACCCGAAGGCGCCGCTGGTGCCGGTGGCGAAGAAGTCCACCGGCGGCAAGACGTCGATGGGCGGCCGCAAGTGGGCGGCGCGCCGCCTGGACGCGGACGGCGTCGCGGAGGCGGAGGTCGTCGGCACCGGTCAGGTACCCGCCGACCTCGCGGACCGCCAGCTCCTGGTCGAGCTGGTCAAGGGCGGCACGGTGGTGACCCGCGAGCCACTGGACACCGTCCGAGACCGCCACACGAGGGCCCGCGCGGGCCTGCCCCTGTCGGCGACGCAGCTCTCCCGAGGGGAGCCGGTCCTCCCGACGGAGTACGTGCAGGGCGACACGGGGGCTTGACGGGGCTTGACGGGGCTTTCGGGGCGGGGCGGGACGGGACGGGGACGGGGACGGGGGTCTGGCGGGGTACCGCGGGGGCGGGGCAGGGGCCTGGCGGGGCATCTCGGGTGCGGGACAGGGGCCTGGGGGGCCTCGGGTGCCGGACAGGGGCCTGGGGGGGGCACCTCGGGTGCGGGGCAGGGGCCTGGCGGGGCACCTCGGGTGCCGGACAGGAGCCTGGCGGGGCACCTCAGGCGACTGGCGGAGTACTTGCGGGCGAGGTCGGCAGTCGGCGGGGTGCTTCCGGGTGACGTCGGCAGCCAGCCGGGCGCCTCGGGCTGGCGCGGGCAACTGGCCGGTCCCTCCGGACGGGCACGGCGACCGACCGGGTCCTCTGGAGGGGCACAGGCAACCGACCGGACCCCGCCGGGCGGTGCGGGCAGTCGGCCCAGCGCCTCCGGGCGGCGATGGCCGTCGGCCCGGCACCTCCGGGCGGCGGCGATGGCCGTCGACGGGGTACGCGGGTGGGGTGGGCGGCCGGCGGTGTACCCGGGCGGCGCACGGGCAGCAGGAGTCCGTGCGCCGTGGCACCGCTTCGGCCGCGTCCCGTCCGCCCCCCTCCTCTCCCCTTCCGCCCCCTCCTCTCCCCTTCCGCCCCGTCCGCCCCCGCCCGCCTCCTGTCCGCGTGGCGTCCGCCCCCTCCCCTGCGGGCCGCCCAGTCAATAGGCTCATCACCTCATCCTCACGCGAAGGACACCGACCATGCGCCGCGCTCTGATCGTCGTGGACGTCCAGAACGACTTCTGCGAGGGAGGCAGCCTCGCCGTCTCGGGGGGCGCCGACGTCGCCGCCGCCGTCACCGAGCTGATCGGGCAGACGGCGGGCGCCGGCTACCGGCACGTGGTGGCCACCCGCGACCACCACATCGCGCCCGGCGGCCACTTCGCCGACAACCCCGACTACGTCAACTCCTGGCCCGCGCACTGCGTCGCCGGCACGGAGGGCGTGGGGTTCCACCCGAACTTCGCCCCCGCGGTCGCCTCCGGCGCGATCGACGCCGTCTTCGACAAGGGCGCGTACGCGGCCGCGTACAGCGGCTTCGAGGGCGCCGACGAGAACGGCGTCTCCCTCGCGGAGTGGCTGCGCGCGCGGGACGTCACGGAGGTCGACGTGGTGGGCATCGCCACGGACCACTGCGTCCGCGCGACGGCCCTGGACGCGGCCCGCGAGAAGTTCAGGACACGGGTGCTGCTCGACCTGACGGCGGGAGTGGCGAAGGAGACGACGGACCGTGCGGTGGAGGAGCTGCGGGCGGCGGGGGTGGAGCTGACGGGGAAGCCGGTGGTGTAGGCGCGGCGCGGGTTGACCTCCCCGCCGGTGGACCGGCGACGCCCGCCGGGCCGTCCACGCCTTCGCCGACTTCGTGCTCCCCTGGGGCCGCCGCGTGACCCCTCGGGCTTTACTTCCAGTAGCCGTACTGGTCGCCGAGGTCCGCGTTGACCTCGCCCGAGTAGACCTTCTTGCTGTAGCCGTTGCAGATCCAGCTCTGGCTGACGGTCCAGTCCTGGTCGTCGCGGTTGACGATCGAGCGGACCGTGCCCGAGGGGACGCTGTCGCAGGAGTGGATCTGCGGGTTCTGGTACGCCTCCATCTTTCCGCCGAAGTTGGCCTCCGGCCAGAAACACACCCACCCCGAGTAGCAGTCGTCGGGGCCGCTGGCGGCTGGTGCGGCCGAGGCCGGGGACGCGGCCGTCAGAGCCAGCGCCGCGGTCAGTCCGGCTGCCGCCGCCACGGTCCGGCGGGCGAGGAAGGAGACGCGCATGGAGCATCCTCTCGTCGGCCGACCGCGCACGGTGCGCGATCGGTCACTCCATGTATTCCGTGCCGATCGCACGCCACGCGCGCGGAACAAGCCATCCCCCGCCGCTCGGATCGTCGCGAGCCTGACCGACCAGAAGGGTCGGCATGCGACCGAGACCGTGCGACGCGCTCTGCCGGCTGGTGACCTCGGTGCCCGGCGTGCCCGCTCAGGTCCTGGGGGTGCCGTCCCAGCGCCACTCGGTGAGACGGCCGTGTCCGGGCAGTTCGGCGCGTCCGGTGGCCCAGAGCAGGGTCGGCCACGGCTCCGAGGTGGACGGCGCGTCCGGGAACAGCCGGGCCAGCACCCGCGCACAGAGATCGGCGGGCGGGCTCCACGCCACTCCCAGCCCCGCCGCCAGGTCGTACGTGTGTACGAGGGTCTCCACGATCCCCATCGCGGCGAAGCCCTCGGGGTCCGCGGCCCCGAACACATGGTGGGCGCGGGTCCGCGGCGGCGTCGTGCGCACCATGGCCACCAGCAGCGCGCCGCTCGCCTCCAGGACCTGCAACAGCCCGGCGGGCCCGGCCTCCCGGTTCGCGTGGATGACGTTCGACGGGCCACCGGGCCGCCGGCTCGCCCAGACGAACGGCACCTCGCCGTCCAGGGGCGGCACCCTGGGGCCCAGTTGCGCGGCATAGGCGAACAGGTCGTCGCTGAGGTGCTCGACGGTCTCCCAGCAGTCCCACTCCAGGGAGCCGGCCCTGCCGTCCCACGCGACCGGCGGCGCCTCTCGGAGTGCCTCCACCGCGAGCCGCACGGCGAGGTCGAGGTCGTCCGCGGTGACGGGGGGCCGGGTGGGGTCGCTATCGGCTGATCGGGGCATGACAGGACGGTAGCGTGCCCGTCCGTCGCCGCGATCCGGTGACGCCCGCCGCCCCCCTCACGCGCGTCGCGGCGATCCGCGTGGCGCCCGCCGCCCCTTCACGCTTCCTCCGCCCGGCCTGAGCACGCGGCGGCGGACCTCACTCGACTTCGTGCGTCGTTCCCGTCGGCGCTCCGGGCCGCTCAGGGGCCGACCGGGTCCGGCGTACGCGTTCTCGGCCTCTCCTCAGGCCGAGAACGCGCGGTGTGACCGTCTCAGATGGTCGGGGTGTCGTCGATGACCGGCTTGTGGATCTCGACGACCGGCTTCCAGCCCGCGGAGAACTCGATGAAGTCCGCGCGGGTGGGGTAGGTGTCGATCGCGCGACGGTCACGCTTGGGGCTGTCGCCCGCCTTGCGCCCCCGCTGGACCTGCTCCTCGAAGATGTCGACCTTCACGTCGGGAACCTCCTTGAGGCCCTGACGCCAGATCTGCACGACGTCGGCGCCGAACGCCTGCCGGGCCGCAGCGTAAAGGGCCGTGAGGGCCCCCTTGTCCCCACCGGGGACGAAAAGCGCCAGATCCAGGACGACACCGGCGGACTGGAGGACCTCGATGGTCTCCGAGCCGTTCTCGTCGGCCACGTAGATTCCGGCTTCATTCTCGTCGTCGGGAAGGCAGGAAACCTCTTCCCGGAATACGGTCCTGGCCGTGATCGAGCCACCCTCGAAATCCTGACCCGCCTTGGTCAGAAAAGCAGGGACGTAGCAGTCGGGAATCTTGAGTTCCGCGGTGTCGGCGGAAACGAAGAGCCTGTCCTTCACACCGAGCTTCGTCACCTCTTCCAGCGAGAGGCGGCGAGCGGCGATCTTCTCCGTGTTCACGATTTCCCTTTCAGGTTGCACTGTCCCTCCGAACAGTGACGCTACCACGAAACCCTGAGGTCAACTGCCCAGTAATCCCTGGGTAAATGACCCCCGACGACCCGCAGGGGAAGGCGCCGTAGCGAGTGCCGCTCGGCCGCGAACACGCATCCGCCGGGTAGTGTCCCCCGTCATGACGTCAGCGATCAACTGACGGTTGCATTTCGGTGCGTTGGGTAGCACGGGGGAACTAAGGAGAGTTTACGGCAGATATCACCCATATCACCTTCGGGAAGGTGGCGATGGGGCATATCGATGGCGTGGCCGGGAAGCGCTCGGCCCGCGAGGCGCGCATTCCACACGGACAACGAGCGTCGAGGAATTCTTCCAGGGGACACCTGTCTCCGAAGCGTCGGCAATCACATGCCGCGAATTCCCGGCTACCCTTTGCGATAGTTTCCGAACAGAGCGCGGTATTCCCGCGCTTCAGTCGGCCCGCCGGGGAACCTGCTCCAGCGCCGCGGAAGCAAGAGGGAGCCGGGGCGCGGCGGGAGGGGGACACCACCTCCACCACCGCGGGAGGGGCGCCGGGAGGCGCCCTGGGGCGGGGCGCGTCAGGCCCGGACCGTCCGGCCTCTCGGCAGGGCTCTGATCGGGTGCCACAGCTCCGTCATGGTGATGCCCTTCGCCACCGGCCCACCCGGTGCGCCCCGCCATATCAGGCCGTCCGGATGGTGCAGGACGGCCGTGATCTCGTCCGGCGTGGGCGGGGCCGCGTTGCCGCGGAGGTAGACCGAGCGGAGGCCGAGGTTGCGCAGCCGGGTCAGGGCGCGGGCCCGGTTGTGGGCGTGCACCAGGACCCGGACGCCGGTGCCGTCGGCGGTCGGGCTCGGCAGGTTCATCGCCACCACGACACTGCCGGTCGGCAGCTTGCAGAAACCTCCTGCGGCCATGCGGTCACACCCCCGTGTGCGTCGGTGTCAATAAGAAAGTCACAGGACGCACCTAAACACGATCGGCGGCGACCCGCCAAGGGGTTGCCGCCGATACGCGTCTGACCTGCTAAAACGTCGTTACTTGGAGG
The sequence above is a segment of the Streptomyces griseoviridis genome. Coding sequences within it:
- the clpS gene encoding ATP-dependent Clp protease adapter ClpS yields the protein MGPVTSPAPLETERTEPAEEVFAVPEPDVPWVTIVHNDPVNLMSYVTYVFQTYFHYSKDKATKLMLDVHHKGRAVVSSGSREEMERDVQAMHGYGLWATLQQDRK
- a CDS encoding nicotinamidase codes for the protein MRRALIVVDVQNDFCEGGSLAVSGGADVAAAVTELIGQTAGAGYRHVVATRDHHIAPGGHFADNPDYVNSWPAHCVAGTEGVGFHPNFAPAVASGAIDAVFDKGAYAAAYSGFEGADENGVSLAEWLRARDVTEVDVVGIATDHCVRATALDAAREKFRTRVLLDLTAGVAKETTDRAVEELRAAGVELTGKPVV
- a CDS encoding maleylpyruvate isomerase N-terminal domain-containing protein gives rise to the protein MPRSADSDPTRPPVTADDLDLAVRLAVEALREAPPVAWDGRAGSLEWDCWETVEHLSDDLFAYAAQLGPRVPPLDGEVPFVWASRRPGGPSNVIHANREAGPAGLLQVLEASGALLVAMVRTTPPRTRAHHVFGAADPEGFAAMGIVETLVHTYDLAAGLGVAWSPPADLCARVLARLFPDAPSTSEPWPTLLWATGRAELPGHGRLTEWRWDGTPRT
- a CDS encoding nicotinate phosphoribosyltransferase, encoding MDVADLGLPVDVPSTALFTDQYELTMLQAALKAGTAERRSVFEVFTRRLPEGRRYGVLAGTGRVLDAVENFRFDPDVLGFLRERDIVDGPTLEWLASYRFSGDIWGYPEGEVYFPGSPVLRVEGSFAECVLLETVILSVLNHDSAIAAAASRMSSAAGGRPLIEMGARRTHELAAVAAARAAYVGGFATTSDLAAGFRYGIPTVGTSAHAFTLLHDHERDAFRAQVDSLGRGTTLLVDTYDVAEAVRTAVEVAGPDLGAVRIDSGDLLLVAHRVRQQLDAMGATGTRIVVTSDLDEYAIASLAAAPVDAYGVGTQLVTGSGHPTCSMVYKLVARAESADPKAPLVPVAKKSTGGKTSMGGRKWAARRLDADGVAEAEVVGTGQVPADLADRQLLVELVKGGTVVTREPLDTVRDRHTRARAGLPLSATQLSRGEPVLPTEYVQGDTGA
- a CDS encoding peptidase inhibitor family I36 protein; this translates as MRVSFLARRTVAAAAGLTAALALTAASPASAAPAASGPDDCYSGWVCFWPEANFGGKMEAYQNPQIHSCDSVPSGTVRSIVNRDDQDWTVSQSWICNGYSKKVYSGEVNADLGDQYGYWK